In Oceanotoga teriensis, the following proteins share a genomic window:
- a CDS encoding DUF1292 domain-containing protein, producing MKEVDKIDFFTLNDEEGNEHHFMYIDTIEVDGKNYWICDEAFPDENGEEIVIGDSVVFRIQSDGEDTVLESIEDEEEYEKVCNIWEKQIEEIDFEEGDFDLLEVEEKEEE from the coding sequence ATGAAAGAAGTAGACAAAATAGATTTTTTTACATTAAATGATGAAGAAGGAAATGAACACCATTTCATGTATATAGATACTATTGAAGTTGATGGTAAAAATTATTGGATATGTGATGAAGCTTTTCCAGATGAAAATGGTGAAGAAATAGTTATAGGTGATTCTGTAGTATTTAGAATACAATCAGATGGTGAAGATACAGTTCTTGAATCTATAGAAGATGAAGAAGAATATGAAAAAGTATGTAATATTTGGGAGAAACAAATTGAAGAAATAGACTTTGAAGAGGGAGATTTTGATCTTCTCGAAGTTGAAGAAAAAGAGGAAGAATAA
- a CDS encoding HU family DNA-binding protein → MHFLGGVLMNKKELISALAEKIGVSKKDAGTYLDSFVEIVSESLENGEEVKLVGFGTFSVSERKARKGVNPQTKKPIEIPARKVPKFRPGNELKERVK, encoded by the coding sequence ATACATTTCCTAGGGGGTGTTTTAATGAATAAGAAAGAACTTATTTCCGCATTGGCTGAAAAAATTGGAGTATCAAAAAAAGACGCTGGAACATATTTAGATTCATTTGTAGAGATTGTATCTGAATCTTTAGAAAATGGAGAAGAAGTTAAATTAGTTGGTTTTGGAACTTTCTCTGTATCTGAAAGAAAAGCAAGAAAGGGAGTTAATCCTCAAACAAAAAAACCAATAGAAATTCCAGCAAGAAAAGTACCTAAGTTTAGACCAGGTAATGAATTAAAAGAAAGAGTAAAGTAA
- a CDS encoding DegV family protein, giving the protein MIGLICESATDTPFEVLEKDYVRWVSLRVILGEKEYRDVLEISQLEVLKFMETDIPKTSLPNYKDTYDAFEDLIKKGYEEIFAVTISSGISGTYNLFENIALEMRKKYSVKIKIIDSKNISIGAGVIVYRISELIDMGKDFEYIQNEMEKIVGEKTNVFFLVPTLKYLKANGRIGKVSASIGTFLNIKPIISVNKEGMYFDVAKSRGMKRSVEKLLEVFQKWVGNKKINAVGIYKSGNSDQTNEYVQQVIDEINKMNPNKVFVGDISSVALVHTGDGLVGIAAILY; this is encoded by the coding sequence ATGATAGGACTTATATGTGAATCTGCTACAGATACTCCATTTGAAGTGCTTGAAAAGGACTATGTTAGATGGGTATCTCTTAGAGTGATCTTAGGAGAAAAAGAGTATAGAGATGTTTTGGAGATAAGTCAATTAGAAGTTCTTAAATTTATGGAAACAGACATTCCGAAAACATCTTTACCGAATTATAAAGATACTTATGATGCCTTTGAAGATCTCATAAAAAAGGGGTATGAAGAAATTTTTGCTGTTACAATATCTTCTGGAATAAGTGGAACATATAATTTATTTGAAAATATTGCATTAGAAATGAGAAAAAAGTATTCTGTTAAAATAAAGATCATAGATTCAAAAAATATTTCTATAGGAGCGGGAGTAATAGTTTATAGGATTTCTGAATTAATAGATATGGGAAAAGACTTTGAATATATACAAAATGAGATGGAGAAAATTGTAGGAGAAAAAACTAATGTATTTTTTCTCGTTCCAACATTAAAGTATTTGAAAGCAAATGGGAGAATAGGGAAAGTTTCGGCTTCTATAGGAACATTTTTAAACATAAAACCAATAATATCTGTTAATAAAGAAGGTATGTATTTTGATGTAGCAAAATCAAGGGGAATGAAAAGATCTGTTGAAAAACTTTTAGAAGTTTTTCAAAAATGGGTTGGAAATAAAAAAATAAATGCTGTTGGAATATATAAATCAGGAAATTCGGATCAGACGAATGAATATGTTCAACAAGTAATAGATGAAATAAATAAAATGAATCCAAATAAAGTATTTGTTGGAGATATATCTTCTGTTGCATTGGTACATACTGGAGATGGGCTTGTTGGTATAGCGGCAATATTGTATTAA
- a CDS encoding (S)-benzoin forming benzil reductase — protein sequence MNVFIITGASRGLGESIVKNLMKNENEIICISRTVNKDIIELAHEKNVRVEYIDFDLNDIYRIEELFEEIFEKIEISKTENLYLINNAGVIVPIKPMGKIENEEIIDNVKVNMIAPILMTNVFLKKTKEIYINKVVLNISSGAAVKPVYGWGAYCSSKSGLNMFSQVSALEQEKIGTNTKIISFAPGVVDTSMQHKIRNSREKDFIDVKKFIDLKNNGILLTPGMVASKIVELLIEDELENGGVYHINDFLQ from the coding sequence ATGAACGTTTTTATAATAACTGGTGCATCAAGAGGGTTAGGCGAATCAATAGTAAAAAATCTCATGAAAAATGAAAATGAAATAATATGTATATCTCGAACAGTTAATAAAGATATAATAGAATTGGCACATGAAAAAAATGTGCGTGTTGAATATATAGATTTTGATTTAAATGATATTTATAGAATAGAAGAGTTATTTGAAGAGATATTTGAAAAAATAGAAATATCTAAAACAGAAAATTTGTATTTAATAAACAATGCAGGAGTTATAGTTCCTATAAAACCTATGGGAAAGATAGAAAATGAAGAGATTATAGATAATGTTAAAGTCAATATGATAGCACCTATTTTGATGACAAATGTATTTTTGAAAAAAACAAAAGAAATATATATAAATAAAGTTGTTTTAAACATATCTTCTGGAGCAGCTGTAAAACCAGTTTATGGTTGGGGTGCATATTGTTCCTCCAAATCTGGATTGAATATGTTTTCTCAAGTTTCAGCTTTAGAACAGGAAAAAATAGGAACGAATACAAAAATAATTTCATTTGCACCTGGAGTTGTAGATACTTCTATGCAACATAAAATAAGAAATTCTAGAGAAAAAGATTTTATAGATGTAAAAAAGTTTATAGATTTGAAAAATAATGGTATACTTTTAACACCAGGAATGGTAGCTTCAAAAATAGTAGAACTTTTAATAGAAGATGAACTTGAAAATGGGGGAGTATATCATATAAATGATTTTCTTCAATGA
- a CDS encoding nitroreductase family protein, with amino-acid sequence MFENEIFDLIEKRKSTRKYLQKPLKKDDTINIEKILEGIPNITPFKSLNWNYSNSNFSTGKIFSKCNLEDYVSYGFYGEIIILSLTKYGYDTLWNATKKEENSPATLFFGKSENKNPKILNFFLKSQKRKSINEIAKIKSIQTPQIMKIIEAGRWAPSAVNKQPWYFEVYTPDEINIKFNKNNIRNINYIDLGIVISHIYLASIYFYPNSKIKSIDEKSYKIILK; translated from the coding sequence ATGTTTGAAAATGAAATATTCGATTTGATAGAAAAAAGAAAATCAACCAGAAAATATTTGCAAAAACCCCTTAAAAAAGATGATACAATAAATATTGAAAAAATATTAGAAGGTATTCCAAATATAACTCCGTTTAAAAGTTTAAATTGGAATTATTCTAACAGTAATTTTTCAACTGGTAAAATTTTTTCAAAATGCAATTTGGAAGATTATGTATCTTACGGATTTTATGGTGAAATAATAATTTTAAGTCTTACAAAATATGGATATGACACTTTATGGAATGCTACAAAAAAAGAAGAAAATTCTCCAGCAACATTGTTTTTTGGAAAATCTGAGAATAAAAACCCAAAAATCTTGAATTTCTTTTTAAAATCTCAAAAAAGAAAAAGCATAAATGAAATAGCAAAAATAAAATCCATTCAAACTCCACAGATAATGAAAATAATCGAAGCTGGAAGATGGGCCCCTTCAGCAGTAAACAAACAGCCTTGGTACTTTGAAGTCTATACTCCAGATGAAATCAATATCAAATTTAATAAAAATAATATAAGAAATATAAATTATATAGACTTAGGTATAGTTATAAGTCATATATATTTAGCCTCAATATATTTTTATCCAAATTCAAAAATTAAAAGTATAGATGAAAAATCTTATAAAATTATTTTAAAATAA
- a CDS encoding purple acid phosphatase family protein — MKKILLMAVILVISVISFSITTKGELLNTGNYFLQNEKFTVVIGGIDSEQPGFIKNFRANASEKDLFNNHNYFISKNDLEINKIENVKEGIKVISKNSTYYTETVYYMTDSDLWIKTKIKNISNKSQLLKFTETIDYQKEMPYYTSSRINDDLIFMMQNGVYAIGYFPETTGDIKKLVINNNRLFSSPAYKKINPMEEFTFTRFIRVEKNIADIQKFYYEKNKITYDTYKGKISLNTGKKAGLLPVYLRENEIGTLISFGFTDENGIINFYTDKNEYFTQVEIGELKSDKVALKKFFEIDLNLSENRFLYQPYLTNQTKDGITINFKTEFPAKSQLNIYSNNKKIKTYEINTPNLINHVEVKDLEPNQEYNYIVNIKDTFTKNEIFSAIKTFKTKPSIISNYTFIVYGDTQIFDKRHEYVVNSIVNSGINPEFIVKPGDNVEKGHDEKMWQGFFKAANPLISKIPYYTALGNHEYNDLLYYKAFSHPEGGGDYKNQWYSFDYGNSHFIILDSNVVETNPKFKEQLSWLENDLKTNKNKDFIFVAYHHPFWTTGTEYGPMEENLPEGHYNRKYWEPLFIKYGVDAVFNGHLHAYERHYKDNIMYITSGGGGAKLNQKHNAKPLDWHVMHELKKLNFVEVNVYQDRIDFTVYAVGKVEDPLYPYEITPINEIIDKFSIKK, encoded by the coding sequence ATGAAGAAAATACTTTTAATGGCAGTCATTTTAGTAATTTCTGTTATATCTTTTTCTATAACCACTAAGGGTGAGTTATTAAATACTGGAAATTATTTTTTACAAAATGAGAAGTTTACAGTTGTAATAGGTGGAATAGACTCTGAACAACCTGGTTTCATAAAAAACTTCAGAGCCAATGCATCAGAAAAAGATCTATTCAATAATCATAATTACTTTATCTCAAAAAATGATCTTGAAATAAATAAGATCGAAAATGTAAAAGAAGGTATAAAAGTAATATCAAAAAATTCAACTTATTATACAGAAACTGTATACTACATGACAGATAGCGATTTATGGATTAAAACAAAAATAAAAAATATATCTAATAAGTCACAACTTTTAAAATTTACGGAAACTATAGATTATCAAAAAGAGATGCCATACTATACATCTTCGAGAATAAACGATGACTTAATTTTTATGATGCAAAATGGTGTTTATGCAATTGGATATTTTCCAGAAACAACTGGAGATATTAAAAAACTTGTTATAAACAATAATAGATTATTTTCATCTCCAGCATATAAAAAAATAAATCCTATGGAAGAATTTACTTTCACAAGATTTATAAGAGTAGAAAAAAATATTGCTGATATTCAAAAATTTTATTATGAAAAAAATAAAATTACTTATGACACTTATAAGGGCAAGATAAGTTTAAACACAGGTAAAAAAGCTGGACTCTTGCCTGTTTATTTGAGAGAAAACGAAATAGGGACTTTAATTTCTTTTGGATTCACTGATGAAAATGGGATTATAAATTTTTATACCGATAAAAACGAATATTTTACACAAGTTGAAATCGGAGAATTAAAATCTGATAAAGTAGCTTTAAAAAAATTTTTTGAAATAGATTTAAATTTATCAGAAAATAGATTTTTGTATCAACCTTATTTAACTAATCAAACAAAAGATGGAATAACTATAAACTTTAAAACTGAATTTCCTGCAAAATCACAATTAAATATCTATTCAAATAATAAAAAAATAAAAACATATGAAATAAATACGCCTAATCTAATAAATCATGTAGAAGTTAAAGATTTAGAGCCAAATCAAGAATATAACTATATAGTGAATATAAAAGATACTTTTACAAAAAATGAAATTTTTTCAGCTATAAAAACTTTTAAAACTAAACCATCAATTATCTCAAACTATACTTTTATAGTATATGGAGACACACAAATATTTGATAAAAGACATGAATATGTTGTCAATAGCATAGTAAATTCTGGAATAAATCCAGAGTTTATAGTAAAGCCAGGGGATAATGTTGAAAAAGGTCATGATGAAAAGATGTGGCAAGGTTTTTTTAAAGCAGCCAATCCTTTAATATCAAAGATACCTTATTATACAGCTTTGGGAAATCATGAATATAACGATCTTTTATATTATAAAGCTTTTTCACATCCCGAAGGTGGCGGTGATTATAAAAATCAATGGTATTCATTTGATTATGGTAACTCACATTTTATAATATTGGATTCAAATGTAGTAGAAACAAATCCTAAATTTAAAGAGCAATTATCTTGGCTTGAAAATGATTTAAAAACAAATAAAAATAAAGATTTTATATTTGTTGCATATCATCATCCTTTCTGGACTACCGGAACAGAATATGGACCTATGGAAGAAAATTTACCCGAAGGCCATTATAATAGAAAATATTGGGAGCCATTGTTCATAAAATATGGTGTTGATGCTGTATTCAATGGTCATTTACATGCTTATGAAAGACATTATAAAGATAATATAATGTATATAACCTCTGGAGGCGGTGGAGCAAAATTAAATCAAAAGCATAATGCAAAACCTCTTGATTGGCATGTAATGCATGAATTGAAGAAACTAAATTTTGTAGAAGTTAATGTATATCAAGATAGAATAGATTTTACAGTATATGCTGTTGGTAAAGTTGAAGATCCTTTATATCCTTATGAAATAACTCCTATAAATGAAATCATAGATAAATTTTCTATAAAAAAATAA
- a CDS encoding Eco57I restriction-modification methylase domain-containing protein, with protein sequence MSLKINKQINQIKNILKNDIEQTLSIYDEKIKRRENYINEYTFTHTNIILCIKILQEKFILAEEYLKKDSNYYNLIRKEDDQKFEDIVLQAYKDAIKECNFIFKDIDSINEYIEILPSGYAIIKILDILETITCWNEDDFLGWAYQFYNDEIRENTLNKNDLNYISLNSQFYTPKWIINYLIENTLLKYIQENKNMSLENIKIYDPTCGSGHFLIRTYEYLKEIYLENGYSLNETIKNIVEKNLYGFDIDERAVQIANLIIKIKTFEDGYTEDITPNILSPNKIKNKKLKLLGSLYTGKSLSILNQKYDIILSNPPYTDSSEYSDELKYLIKNNYAKFKKNLYSCYIAKNIEMVKNNGYIGMITPQTFMFISSYKDTRDLIIKNTHIDKFVHFGLGGVFDYALVDTAMYILKKSKNDNSQSKFIKLTDVQNKKDALKKEDLYSYMISQSDFKQIPTLSFVYWISNKFRNIFKFKPLKNICDIRQGVATGNNKKFLRYNWEIANLNDKWVNYVKGGPHKKWYGNLWWLISYDENSYRELKLNGNHLPNEKYYFKEGITYSMTTSKGSTFRYLPKGNIFDCKGSSLFFKNEEDIFVFLALLNSKLSSYLYKFIAGSVDLEVGDLKNLPISPQLLKNTEIREKLILLSKINILIMKQNTEHIPIESHYDDKYDLNLKNNVYEELSTFINKKNILDSYMALSESLIDEIIFESYNLDEKDLQNIYSSEGFSYIKYPVIDNFKLPKFKNYINKKYLNEFKIHEDDLEKLEDLIHKNIKYENKNFSKDIIIKNYEKKFRSDYINSIKYSAIKSKTNPINVYNIICKNQKKLSKKSFEIKNLLSLEINKLIIKYLKSLNFGFCSIEKNTKDIDSIEKYIISKTSLNNDLFIDIFEKNLVNYLKTDFMVFHKKLYKKRPLIIPIGNKNLDITIFLYYFSFEKNTLSMINKIYINESIEKLKNKVSITKKEEELISQYNEFKKNIEKIKIDNINFDDGIEKNIQKINTITINI encoded by the coding sequence ATGAGTTTAAAAATAAATAAACAAATAAACCAAATAAAAAATATATTAAAAAATGACATAGAACAAACTCTTTCGATATATGATGAGAAAATAAAAAGAAGAGAAAATTATATCAATGAATATACATTTACTCACACAAATATTATACTCTGTATAAAAATACTACAAGAAAAATTTATACTTGCAGAAGAATACTTAAAAAAAGATTCAAATTATTATAATTTGATAAGAAAAGAAGATGATCAAAAATTTGAAGATATAGTCTTACAAGCTTATAAAGATGCCATAAAAGAATGTAATTTTATTTTTAAAGATATAGATAGTATTAATGAATACATTGAAATTTTACCCAGTGGATATGCCATAATAAAAATTTTAGATATACTTGAAACAATAACTTGTTGGAATGAAGATGATTTCCTTGGTTGGGCCTATCAATTTTATAATGATGAAATACGTGAAAATACTCTAAACAAAAATGATTTAAATTATATATCTTTAAATTCTCAATTTTATACACCAAAGTGGATAATAAACTATTTAATAGAAAATACTTTATTAAAATATATACAAGAAAATAAAAATATGAGTTTAGAAAATATTAAAATTTACGATCCAACATGTGGAAGTGGTCATTTTCTAATAAGAACTTATGAATATCTGAAAGAAATATACTTAGAAAACGGCTATTCTTTAAATGAAACTATAAAAAATATAGTAGAAAAAAACCTCTATGGTTTTGATATTGATGAAAGAGCGGTACAAATAGCTAATTTAATTATAAAAATAAAAACTTTTGAAGACGGATATACAGAAGATATAACTCCAAACATACTCTCTCCAAATAAAATAAAGAATAAAAAACTAAAACTATTGGGTTCTTTATACACGGGAAAAAGTCTTAGTATATTGAATCAAAAATATGATATTATACTTTCGAATCCACCTTATACGGATTCATCAGAATATTCAGATGAATTAAAATATTTAATAAAAAATAACTATGCTAAATTCAAGAAAAATTTATATAGTTGCTATATAGCAAAAAACATCGAAATGGTAAAAAACAATGGATATATTGGAATGATAACTCCTCAAACATTTATGTTTATAAGTTCTTACAAAGATACGAGAGATCTTATAATAAAAAATACTCATATAGATAAATTTGTACATTTTGGTTTAGGTGGCGTATTTGATTATGCCCTTGTCGATACTGCCATGTATATATTAAAAAAATCAAAAAATGATAATTCACAATCAAAATTTATAAAGTTAACAGATGTTCAAAATAAAAAAGATGCCTTAAAAAAAGAAGATTTATATAGTTATATGATAAGCCAAAGTGATTTTAAACAAATACCAACATTATCTTTTGTATACTGGATAAGTAACAAATTCAGAAATATTTTTAAATTCAAACCTCTAAAAAATATATGTGATATAAGACAAGGAGTAGCAACTGGAAACAATAAAAAATTCTTGAGATATAATTGGGAAATTGCAAATTTAAATGATAAATGGGTAAATTACGTAAAAGGTGGCCCTCATAAAAAATGGTATGGAAATCTTTGGTGGCTAATATCTTATGATGAGAACAGTTATAGGGAATTAAAATTAAATGGTAATCATCTTCCAAATGAAAAATACTATTTCAAAGAAGGTATTACATATTCAATGACAACATCTAAAGGCTCTACATTTAGATATCTTCCGAAAGGCAACATATTTGATTGTAAAGGAAGTAGTTTGTTTTTTAAAAATGAAGAAGATATATTCGTATTCTTAGCTTTGTTAAATTCAAAATTATCCTCTTATTTGTACAAATTCATAGCAGGAAGTGTTGATTTGGAAGTTGGAGACTTAAAAAATCTACCAATAAGTCCCCAATTATTAAAAAATACTGAAATCAGAGAAAAATTAATTTTATTATCAAAAATAAATATATTAATAATGAAACAAAATACAGAACATATTCCAATAGAATCTCATTATGATGATAAATATGATTTAAACCTTAAAAATAATGTCTATGAAGAACTTTCAACCTTTATAAATAAAAAAAATATTCTCGATTCTTATATGGCTTTAAGTGAATCTTTAATAGATGAAATAATATTCGAATCGTATAATCTTGATGAAAAAGATTTACAAAACATATATTCATCAGAAGGGTTCTCATACATTAAATATCCTGTAATAGATAATTTTAAACTACCAAAATTTAAAAATTATATAAATAAAAAATATTTGAATGAATTTAAAATACATGAAGATGATTTAGAAAAATTAGAAGATTTGATCCATAAAAATATAAAATATGAAAATAAAAATTTTTCAAAAGACATTATAATTAAAAATTATGAAAAAAAATTTAGATCTGATTATATAAATTCTATAAAATATAGTGCAATAAAAAGTAAAACAAATCCGATAAATGTGTACAATATCATTTGCAAAAATCAAAAAAAATTATCAAAAAAATCTTTTGAAATAAAAAATTTATTATCTCTTGAAATAAATAAATTAATAATAAAATATTTAAAAAGTTTAAATTTTGGTTTTTGTAGTATTGAAAAAAACACAAAAGATATCGACTCCATTGAAAAATATATAATATCAAAAACATCTTTAAATAATGATTTATTCATAGATATTTTTGAAAAAAACTTGGTGAATTACTTAAAAACAGATTTTATGGTTTTTCATAAAAAATTATACAAAAAAAGACCTTTAATAATTCCCATAGGAAATAAAAATCTAGATATAACAATATTTTTATATTATTTTTCTTTTGAAAAAAATACTCTTTCTATGATAAATAAAATATATATAAATGAATCTATTGAAAAATTAAAAAATAAAGTTTCTATTACAAAAAAAGAAGAAGAATTGATATCTCAATATAATGAATTTAAAAAGAATATTGAAAAGATAAAAATAGATAATATAAATTTCGATGATGGAATAGAAAAAAATATTCAAAAAATAAATACAATAACTATTAATATATAA